Part of the Vigna angularis cultivar LongXiaoDou No.4 chromosome 1, ASM1680809v1, whole genome shotgun sequence genome, ATGGAAACCTGATTGTTTATTCACACAGTACCTGTTGAAAGGACACTGACCAAGTGGACATTGAGGcgtttatgataaatatttgttCGCAAAAAATGGACCTGTCCAATTATGAGTAATACTAATGGCCAAAGCTAAAAAGATGCAGTATCTTCTCTGATAAATATCACTCCAGTCAAATTATATAGACCATGATGTTTTAAGCCAATAATCTCAGCAAGGAATgcaaagaaaatacaaaaagcTTGCTCTTTGTTTTTGATTCTTATTTCCTTACAAGCAGAACTCCAGCTAACAGATACATAGAAGAATAACAAAAAAGAGCATCAAACAGAAATACCCAAGGACTTCTTAAACTTCTCAACCTCCAAATATACTGTGGAGTAAGGAAGGAACTCTGAGTAGTGGTCTCTGCTCAGATCATTTATAGCAACTGCAAGTTTAGGGATTTCTAAGATTTCCTCATGGGTCAAAGTCCTCACAAACCTGGCTGGATTTCCTGCCCAAAGTTCACCAGAAGGTATTCGCCTTCCTGGTGGAACTACTGATCCAGCTTCAAGGATTGACTGTGTCTCCACCAATGAGCCTTCCATTAGGATGGAGTGCTGCCCAATAATGCACTCTGGCTCAATAGTGCAGGACCTCAAAAGGCTGTATGCCCCAATTGTCACGTACCTCTCTATTGAAGTGTCAGCCGGAAGGCCTGTTTCACAGAAGACAGCATAAGCAATGAATAAACAATAGATTCATAAACTATACTTAAGTCTATCCCATAAGAAAATTTCAAGGATCTTTGGAAACAGCAATGTTATTCACCTCCACATGACAGTAAATAATTCGAAAGGAGTATGCAGATAACTAACTCCAGTTCACAATAAACAGCTTAACAATGAATATCGCATTCTGATATTATTTTCAGAGTATATAAACATTACCCATACAACCACTTACTCAATTActtctatattatattataaaagggTTGTCAATTGGTTGTGCACAGAGGAGTGGTCAAATCATTATTTTCCATTTTGAAACAAGGATAAAGACTAATTTTCCTGAAGAAACACAGCCGACAATGGTTGGAAGGGAGATTAGAAGTGTCGAACAGGACCATCACATACGAGTGCAACATACCTATAATAATgctaacaaaaatttatttcattagtATGTTAGGATGGGCCTACAGAGGTCCGAAGGAAACTCCAACATTTTATACGGTGGTCTTAGAATACTagaataataattagtttatatttcaattttccTAAAGGCAGATAATGACACTTATGGGATCATTATTCAACTGCTGGCGTCTTTTAGGTTCTATAATTGTAAGTGTAATCGTCCTCACCTATTATGAATGAATGAGGATAGGTGAATGCTGATTTTATGCTCTTTAGCTTTAAAGGTAGTATTGTAGGTATTTTATGGTAAGTAgttattttctctctctatcaGTGTAGGACACAACCGTCTAGATGCCCTCTTGCCGGACTCAAAATAACACAACATAAATGACCAGAAGTATCTTTGCTTCAAACAAATTTACATTTCTCAAACAACACCAAAACACATGCACAAGTATGGTTCATTTCTTTGTAGCATACCACCAAAGTCACCTAAAGATCGAGGCCCTAGCATAGAGAACTAGTCGGATCAAACAAGCATCTCTGTCAAACTCCACTTCCACCCCATCTCCACTCCCAAGAGTATTTAAGTTATCCTTTTCGATcaatagaagaaaaagatagatATTACAATCTTCAATGATATAAGAAAATTGTTCAATCCTACTGTCTCTacaggaaataaaataaatcttgaTCCAAAATTTAAGGAAActcatatttataaaagtagATGTCAACTAGTAAGTTAAGGACTTGAGGCCAAGCAACAAAAATATTTCCCTCAAAAAATGCTATTTGGTACAACACTGGCACAAATATATTACATGGAAAAAAATGGGACCTTTTCGCGAAAAAATGCTATTTGGTACAACACTGGCACAAATATTACCTATAaagtgaataaagaaaaataagaattgTTCCTTCAAAAATGCAAGTTGGTACAATACTGTTGCACGAAAATTTTACATGGATAAGCTGCATCATTACACCCAAAGGTTCTTAAATTTGGCTCCAATAAAGTGAATAAGGATGAAATAAGTAATCTTAGTCATCGAGGAGACAATCATCCATAGATTTTTCAacacatttataatttcttatgcGAGTGGTATTGACGGTTGATTTTCTTATCCATGATTGAGattacctattttttttattctttcaattAGCACTTACAAGTAAAATGAATTGAACATCTCGCATGAGCAATAATCAACTTACGAATTTATCTCCTTTGAAAACTACAGTGTATACGTTGATTGTTAATTTTAGCTTATGAGAAAAGTCGaatgagttttttttcttcttattttcattGCTTAGGTAGAAATTTATCCAAAACAAGGTCTTACTAGTTATCCAATGAAATACAGAGAAACACCTATATTCTATATAATTCATACCAGTAAGCATAGCTCTATTTCATTACGCTTGGGCAGAAAAGGTTGAGTGGGCGTAGAGAATATCAAAACCATAAACCTCATTTGTCTTTACGATTAAGGCAAAAATGTGATCTTTTAGAACTTAGAATGTACCCAACTCCAAGGTACTTCGATAAAACTGATTGGTTTTCAAATATATCAGGGCCAACACATTAGCTTCCCAGACCGAATGCTGACAATAGAATTGTCAGTACAATGAAACACGCCGGGGAAGGAGAATCAATCATATTCACAACTCAGAACTCTTGAATTAAACCATACCGAAAGACGAATTCGAGGAATTTCATAACTAATATTAGAAAAAGAACAAATCTACACAGTTCACATTTCTAATTCCAAGGTACAGAAACAGAAAGGGAAGGAATGTGTTGGAATGGGAACCTAACCTGTCGGGGAAGTCCATGCGGCGTGAAGAACGGAGCGTTCCTGAACGTTTGAGCAGAATCCGATGCTGATCTTGTTGAGATC contains:
- the LOC108347650 gene encoding gamma carbonic anhydrase-like 2, mitochondrial, whose amino-acid sequence is MANLARFSKRALRSAHALVRHAQSQPQPQLLVEQRAFSTEAAKSITPSPDRVKWDYRGQRTIIPLGQWLPKVAVDAYVAPNVVLAGQVTVWDGASVWPGCVLRGDLNKISIGFCSNVQERSVLHAAWTSPTGLPADTSIERYVTIGAYSLLRSCTIEPECIIGQHSILMEGSLVETQSILEAGSVVPPGRRIPSGELWAGNPARFVRTLTHEEILEIPKLAVAINDLSRDHYSEFLPYSTVYLEVEKFKKSLGISV